In one Colletotrichum destructivum chromosome 2, complete sequence genomic region, the following are encoded:
- a CDS encoding Putative Rho GTPase activation protein codes for MSQLALQAHSAQGSTSDSDASGSISSTSGQPAVTTSADAPVLAAAPGSSDSPGSPGAHHPRLPYQKHPLHRLQVSVASFHAPPSSKDGPTTGLLIPVSDPASASISTAAAAAANTSTAAASAASHSSSPSSTTSPLLTPSPRSPRRPIPSPLHETAAVTSPTSPFSPRSSSFFPPIGNFYAHRARTVPDVVTTPTDNLRSPVDLSGEPQTYYQSDSSTSSTSGRSARRPRISPLPTNDNRSASEPVLTSRPLAGPLRYPMSSSGGSAAAARARPTKGAPRNSSMDSAISAISTKSQSQRGTVGSQSDPTDIAALIKTAGSPEAVIQYLLKEKHSQSQQNAQLWRLVDKQRAMILGLNKDLERALKDKEKYRKKLKEVISIPETTGADSTKPASKVLKMPVSRGIPTVDVSAPKERQVMPPDSPTLDSDSQKHSPVEMAMAPYPITPPADQPNGPPSAVGALLDPSHEMPKAHEHAYDRFNHDAEEHAAELARRELEADEMMDLPINMGLPPSRSLPSQPPSMPPPKPPGASESAPAADEGLSQFPAPPPRKPPPAPLQLLQGQTHPSREEEDSESDFDDLLEVNEILTERRGRRRTREEDDHDREILAMQEAERRSLSKKSQTSTPHAIMDAPTQLPPSPPKRMHRENVPASLAAVLSVGNLEAPLLSPGLPSSPRPLGAPSSDSPLISVPSFPAAPLSPRPPRQPIPLPPGHSLQMPAEPMELKSPQPLNIVKKGWDSASDKSRGSPTERGRIFKGFVTEEHPDLLLPPNVLPTIRVQVASSRMKPSRASLMSLTQLEEDPVFTLAVFSRSEPGELWRVEKDSASLAKLDHRLKQCSAFTAKTPERSLFSGHAPAKLDARRIALDHYLEELLETPLDTASALELCKYLSTHTLPPNADDAGSMESMVEAKAKLGPGGRPFRTGYLTKRGKNFGGWKARFFVLDGPHLKYYETPGGAHLGTIKLPSAQIGKQSQSNENQSPQQSANSDDMDNQYRHAFLILEPKKKDSSSHVKHVLCAENDRERDQWVDALLRWIDYKDPEEDESHCAKHHAQDRHSSGTMERVDKKKQQRYKKTASHHQPSESDSLIGVRYDAMSQGDLPHHGGPARPRTAGHVPENLHAAEAMTMSSQPSMTISAPRDMQVIADSSQWGNRSGLGVPVNEEKKMKKRSFFGFGPKTRSSSDGQDSLFGGSEGGSSTPPQGGYQGPIRQAFGAPLAEAVRYNHPVDVNVPLPAVVYRCIQYLDAKNAILEEGIFRLSGSNVVIKQLRERFNTEGDVNLVTDETYYDIHAVASLLKLYLRELPTTILTRDLHLQFLAVTEMSSQTEKIAAISELVQRLPQANATLLKYLIAFLIKIINNADMNKMTVRNVGIVFSPTLNIPAPVFAMLLQNYFGIFGLEPEEYELPSSFAEADTGRERSGSLPSMNNGLPTRPSYEPSQHTRPSTSTGSSQSPHRQRLLEAMTGQQRSSGTPPPLLQDLQSARSSPTPPPNYPVSRSTAYEPQYVPQGYHSNGYLGTARGYDSGGSSGYDQQKRRESAIFMGNVVGLNSQSSKSRLREETQF; via the exons ATGTCGCAGCTTGCGCTCCAGGCTCATAGTGCCCAGGGCTCAACTTCAGATTCCGATGCCTCTGGTTCGATTTCTTCCACGTCTGGCCAACCTGCCGTGACCACATCCGCCGATGCTCCCGTTCTCGCCGCTGCACCTGGTTCCTCGGATTCTCCTGGTTCTCCCGGtgctcatcatcctcgcctcCCTTACCAAAAACACCCTCTTCACCGGCTCCAGGTCTCCGTCGCCTCCTTTCATgctcccccttcttccaaGGATGGCCCCACGACAGGCCTCTTGATCCCAGTATCCGATCCTGCAAGCGCAAGCATCAGcaccgctgctgctgctgctgccaaTACAAGCACCGCTGCCGCTTCCGCTGCCAGTCACAGTTCCAGccccagcagcaccaccagcccTCTTCTTACTCCATCTCCAAG ATCCCCTCGACGCCCGATACCCAGTCCACTCCacgagaccgccgccgttACTTCCCCGACGAGTCCCTTTTCGCCTCGCTCGTCATCCTTCTTCCCGCCAATCGGCAACTTCTACGCCCATCGCGCGCGTACTGTCCCAGACGTCGTCACGACGCCCACCGACAATCTCCGCTCGCCGGTAGACCTCTCGGGAGAGCCGCAGACATACTACCAGAGCGATTCGTCCACGTCGTCAACATCCGGACGCAGCGCACGTCG ACCGAGAATATCACCGTTGCCCACGAATGATAACCGAAGCGCTTCCGAGCCCGTTCTGACCTCGAGGCCTCTCGCAGGCCCGCTCCGATATCCAATGTCTTCCTCGGGGGGCTCGGCCGCTGCCGCGCGGGCCAGACCGACCAAAGGCGCCCCGCGCAACTCGTCCATGGACTCTGCCATATCAGCCATCTCGACAAAGTCGCAGTCCCAGAGGGGTACCGTAGGGAGCCAGTCTGACCCCACAGACATTGCCGCCCTGATCAAGACGGCCGGAAGTCCCGAGGCCGTGATCCAGTATCTCTTGAAAGAGAAGCATTCCCAGTCGCAGCAAAACGCACAGCTGTGGCGTCTTGTCGATAAGCAGAGAGCCATGATTCTAGGCCTCAACAAGGATTTGGAGCGAGCTttgaaggacaaggagaaaTACAggaagaagctgaaggaggtCATTTCAATACCAGAAACGACGGGCGCCGACAGCACCAAACCCGCCAGCAAAGTCCTCAAAATGCCCGTAAGCAGAGGAATCCCCACAGTCGATGTTAGTGCCCCCAAGGAGAGACAGGTCATGCCACCGGACTCTCCTACTCTGGACTCTGACAGCCAGAAGCACTCCCCCGTGGAAATGGCCATGGCGCCCTACCCGATCACGCCCCCGGCAGATCAACCGAATGGGCCCCCCTCGGCTGTGGGTGCCTTGTTGGACCCATCACACGAGATGCCCAAGGCACACGAACACGCCTACGACCGATTCAACCACGACGCAGAGGAGCATGCTGCCGAGCTCGCTCGGAGGGAGCTCGAGGCTGATGAGATGATGGACCTCCCCATCAACATGGGCCTCCCACCATCCCGTAGCCTTCCGAGCCAACCCCCAAGCATGCCTCCGCCAAAGCCACCGGGTGCATCCGAGTCCGCGCCCGCTGCCGACGAAGGTCTGTCGCAGTTTCCCGCGCCACCTCCGCGCAAACCCCCACCGGCGCCCCTGCAGTTGCTCCAGGGTCAGACTCATCCCAGTcgcgaggaggaagacagCGAAtccgactttgacgacctTTTGGAGGTGAATGAAATCCTCACCGAGCGTCGCGGTCGACGCCGGACGCGCGAGGAGGATGACCACGATAGGGAGATCTTGGCCAtgcaggaggccgagaggaGGAGCTTATCAAAGAAGAGCCAAACAAGCACGCCACATGCGATCATGGATGCCCCTACGCAACTGCCACCGAGCCCCCCAAAGCGAATGCACCGTGAGAACGTCCCAGCCTCGTTGGCTGCCGTTCTCAGCGTCGGCAACCTCGAAGCTCCGCTCCTCAGCCCTGGTTTACCATCAAGCCCTCGTCCGCTGGGAGCCCCGTCATCAGACAGCCCTTTGATCAGTGTTCCATCGTTCCCTGCGGCACCTTTGtcccctcggccgccacgTCAGCCAATTCCTCTCCCGCCAGGCCACTCCCTCCAAATGCCGGCAGAACCCATGGAGCTCAAGAGCCCTCAGCCGCTGAATATCGTCAAGAAGGGGTGGGACTCGGCCAGCGACAAGAGCCGTGGAAGTCCTACCGAGCGTGGTCGCATCTTCAAAGGATTCGTTACCGAAGAGCACCCTGATCTGCTGCTTCCGCCCAACGTCCTTCCTACAATCAGGGTCCAGGTTGCTTCCTCCCGCATGAAGCCCTCGCGAGCGAGCTTGATGTCTCTCACGCAGCTGGAAGAGGACCCGGTCTtcaccctcgccgtcttctcgcgTTCCGAGCCTGGTGAGCTATGGCGGGTAGAAAAGGACTCGGCGTCGCTCGCCAAGCTGGACCACAGACTCAAACAATGCTCGGCGTTTACTGCAAAGACCCCGGAGCGGTCGCTCTTTAGCGGACACGCGCCCGCTAAGCTCGACGCCCGGCGGATCGCCCTGGACCACTACTTGGAGGAGCTTTTGGAGACGCCGCTGGATACCGCGAGCGCGCTCGAGCTGTGCAAGTACTTGTCGACCCATACGCTACCCCCCAATGCGGACGATGCCGGCTCGATGGAGAGCATGGTCGAAGCCAAGGCCAAGTTGGGACCTGGTGGCCGTCCGTTCAGAACCGGTTATCTCACCAAGAGAGGGAAGAACTTTGGCGGCTGGAAGGCGCGCTTCTTCGTGCTTGATGGCCCTCACCTGAAGTATTACGAAACCCCAGGAGGCGCTCACCTCGGCACAATCAAACTGCCCAGCGCGCAAATCGGCAAGCAGTCCCAAAGTAACGAGAACCAGTCGCCGCAACAGTCGGCCAACTCGGACGACATGGACAACCAATACCGACACGCGTTTCTGATCCTagagccgaagaagaaggactcGAGCAGCCATGTGAAGCACGTGCTCTGCGCAGAGAAcgacagagaaagagaccAGTGGGTTGATGCCTTGCTCAGATGGATCGACTACAAAGACCctgaggaggacgagagcCACTGCGCGAAGCATCATGCGCAAGACCGTCACAGTTCGGGCACAATGGAGCGTGTCGATAAGAAAAAGCAGCAGCGATacaagaagacggcctcgcACCATCAGCCCTCGGAGTCTGACAGCCTTATAGGTGTTCGGTATGACGCCATGTCTCAAGGTGACCTCCCTCACCACGGAGGACCCGCGCGGCCCAGGACTGCCGGACATGTACCTGAGAACCtccatgccgccgaggccatgacCATGTCCTCCCAACCTTCCATGACGATCTCTGCCCCGCGAGACATGCAGGTTATCGCCGACTCAAGCCAATGGGGCAACAGGTCCGGACTTGGTGTTCCAGTcaacgaggagaagaagatgaagaaacgcagcttcttcggcttcggTCCCAAGACCAGATCCTCGTCCGATGGCCAGGACTCGCTGTTTGGCGGGAGCGAAGgaggctcgtcgacgcctccCCAGGGCGGCTACCAAGGACCCATCCGCCAGGCGTTTGGCGCGCCGTTAGCCGAAGCGGTCCGGTATAACCACCCTGTCGACGTGAACGTGCCATTGCCGGCCGTCGTCTACCGTTGCATTCAGTACCTGGATGCCAAGAACGCCATCCTAGAGGAGGGCATCTTCCGTCTGAGCGGATCCAACGTGGTCATCAAGCAGCTCCGCGAGCGATTCAACACTGAGGGCGACGTGAACCTGGTCACCGACGAGACGTACTACGACAtccacgccgtcgcctcgtTGCTGAAGCTGTATCTTCGTGAACTTCCGACAACCATACTTACCCGGGACCTTCACCTGCAGTTCCTCGCGGTGACGGAGATGTCGAGCCAGACAGAAAAGATTGCCGCCATATCCGAGTTGGTGCAGAGACTGCCGCAAGCCAACGCCACGCTACTGAAATATCTGATCGCCTTCCTCATCAAGatcatcaacaacgccgaCATGAACAAGATGACAGTCAGAAACGTGGGCATCGTGTTCTCGCCGACACTCAACATACCGGCGCCCGTCTTTGCCATGCTTCTACAGAACTATTTCGGCATCTTCGGTCTGGAGCCAGAGGAGTACGAGCTGCCCTCTTCTTTCGCGGAAGCAGACACGGGCCGCGAGAGGTCTGGCTCCCTCCCGTCCATGAACAACGGGCTGCCCACACGACCCTCGTACGAGCCGTCCCAGCACACGCGCCCTTCCACTTCAACCGGGTCTAGCCAGTCTCCGCATCGTCAGAGATTGTTGGAAGCCATGACGGGGCAGCAGAGGTCAAGCGGCACACCACCCCCTCTCCTGCAAGACCTGCAAAGCGCTCGGTCGTCGCCCACTCCCCCGCCAAACTATCCGGTCAGCCGTTCCACGGCATACGAGCCACAGTATGTGCCTCAGGGATACCATAGCAACGGATACCTCGGGACGGCTCGTGGCTATGACAGCGGCGGTTCTTCCGGATACGACCAACAAAAGAGACGTGAGAGTGCCATCTTTATGGGCAATGTGGTTGGACTGAATTCCCAAAGCTCCAAGAGCCGACTGCGGGAGGAGACGCAATTTTGA